The Mercurialis annua linkage group LG7, ddMerAnnu1.2, whole genome shotgun sequence genome includes the window AAAAATGTTACACTTATcttattaaataataacttcTTTCTTAATACatcttatataaattaaatataggcCTGACCATTTTTAAAttcagatttttatatttttttatcaattacgactaaactttttatattttaaaattacgcTCAATCTAATgcttttttttgcaattatgatcaaaaattttaatttttattttttaaaattcaaacttttaaattttttatcaattgcaaTCAAACGTGTATATcaactctttttaaaaattagacaattttttaaaatttgaccataattgataaaagatgCAAAGGtttggaaaaagaaaatgaaactcAAAATTTTAGTTATAATTGCAAACAAAACTTTCAAATTGAACATaactgtaaaaattaaaatttgatcgtACTTGATAAACAAATgcgaaattttgaatttatatatatgagaaATAATGTTCAATAATTAAGAAggggtatttttttaaaatcatgaCAGGGTGTAGTCTAAATTAATCCTtaacatgataaaaaaatttctgaaaagatattATGAAGTTTACCAAATATTGCTCCACTTTGATAAGATTAgggttatttttaaaactaaaaaaaaaacaatagggtcatttttgtaccttctccctttattttagtttgattgaacttaAAGCGGCAATAGCGAGGGATAAAATTGGAAAAGTAGTTTTTTAGAGCGATCATATACAGTACATAAAAATACGTGACGTACAAgaagaaaaaatacaaacacacAGTCCTTCCATTCTGACATTTAATTTCTGTTTTCACCATCTGCTCTGCTGCTTCTCTCTCACGCTACGATCATGAGCAAGGCACCGGAACTTTTCTCCGATATCGGCAAGAAAGCCAGAGGTAATCAAAATTTATCCGTCTATTGCTTTGACTGTAAGCATGCACCGTGGATTTTATGATGAATTACATGCATCTCTTATACGATTTGACCTGTTTAAGCTCGTGAATGCAGATCTATTGACAAAGGATTTTCACTCCGCTCAGAAATTCAGCTTCTTCAGTTACAGCGACACCGGTCTGGTACGCTTAagctattttttgttttatttttattgcaaTCTGTAATAATGAGGCATCCGATTTGATTGttcttgattttattaggtTGTCGAACTTGcagttatattatttacattgttAAATCTTGATGCGAAGAGgttttggtgattttttgtgttTCAGTGTTGTCGTTTTGGCATTTATTTCGCGTTGTTGTTATTTGATTTCTTCGTTTAGTTGTTCCCTGATATATGTTCATTGATTGTTTTGTtgaatataaaacataaaaaaaattatgctatTAAGTATAAAAGaatgttaaactttaaaaatgtaaaagttTAGGTGTTCTCTGATATATGTTCATTGATTGTCTACTTTTTGATGTTTTATATTCTGTTCATTCTAAATAAAACTAGTGATATCTTGGTCCATTTACACATTTGATTTGTGATAGATTAGTAGTTGTTTTGGGACTTTGAGTATTGCTTCTAAACTACAGGGTTTCAACTCGAGAGAACATAAATATTTTCCTTGAAATTAATGCATAGTAGTGAAGTCAAGAGTTGAAATTAGGAGAcattaaaaatagtaattgGGATGGAGCATCTATTGCCTATGCTATATTTTGTGCTATTTTTAgtccaaaatattaaatactccctccgtcccataaagatagaaaaagcacccatttcacaagaattaagaaagtagttatttataggtaacttgtgataatttgtctaaattatCCTTTGTAATCAATTAGTTATGTACATTTTCCAAAGCCACTTTACTAATTATAGCACTTacaattcatttatttatcttttcaaaatatgcatttaatgttttatgataaacatgtaggggtattttgataatttttgacttaactaattcctctttttctatttttatgggacaaaaaaaggtggtactttttctatctttacgggacggagggagtataacacaaattctaaattttaactCCAAAGCATAATTGTTATATTAAATGACAAACTTCTAATCTTATGTAGATTTTTACTTTATATGCAAGAAAcgtataatatttattaattatttcaatttttaatataatatttacattaataattactaattaaatattagaatatacatttttaataaataattttaataaaataaaaataaaatattgaaaaatattataaaatttaaattaattttaatatttttatataatatgctattaatcaattatttgaattattaatttttaccaataattatttatttatttttataaactatctATTATATCAatactaattttattatttatcatctaatttatatttaataataaaaataagtacagaatatctttattatataaaaGTTAGTAAATGCTAAATTTGGCAATGGAGCTGTACATTTTATTGtaaatgctaaatttaacatTGTTAGATTAGTTTAACATAGGAGTGAAAATGTTCTTAGaaggtaatttattttttgacatgaaagaattgaattctttttatgGGATTCTTTGTTGTTTATGAACACTTAGTGTTGGCTAAAAGACACGTACTTCTTGGGCTAAAAGATATTAATCTAGAAGataaaattaagttttatttAGCTTGTTGATTGCAATATGCATGTCCAAGGGAAGAGATAAGTTAGTCTGAAGCGATGGTGTTGTAGTCTTGTAGATGTTGGAGTCCATTGACGAGTGTCCGGACAAAGCTAAATCTTGGGAGGTGGCTTCTGTTAAGCAGTGATGGTGGTGATTGTTAAAGAAGTTGATAAATGGCAAGTTATATTTATGAGTCTATTGTTACAATATATATAGCAGAAGCAGTACACGTTTTGTATGTAAGATACGGCAACAGAATGCTACAAAGTAGGGATACAGGTTTAGCCTATAGCAACAACCTTTGACTAAATTTGAAACTCAAAtataactccttatcaattgTATGGTTTTATATTACGATTAACATTTTGACTAAGCTTTTGGGTTAGGGCTGTGATGCCTCGAGTCATCCTGGCAAAAAAATGTACCCCAGCATTGGTTTTGAAAGTGATTTTGAGGATGCAATGGATGTAATGTAGAAATGCTACAAGAAAGATTACACGTTGACAAATGTTGCCTTCAAATGCTTATTTAAATGTAGTTCTTTCATGTACTTAAGATGACAATTAGGGATACAAATTCATTTCTTATATTTTCTCTCTGCATAATGTTTATTTCTTGAGACTACTCCAGTTgatctttttttctttatcttAATAGCTCATTTGTTAGGGATTTATTGGTCTCAGCTAATTCCTTGCTTGTGCTTTCTGGTCCCTTTTCGCACCAAAATTTCTTTAAGtgtttctttcattttctttaagTGTTCATCCAAGCTGTTACTTCAGTTAGATACAGTTGGCAAGAAACCTTGTTATCTCCTTTTCAGGGTTTTACATCATATGGTATATGCAAGTACAAGAACACTCTAGTCAGTTCCATAATTGATTCAGAATCCAACGTAAGCTTCCTTTTTCTTTACTCTAAAACagtcaattttgaattttaattttcagcTAACATTGTTACTATGGATTTGCAGGTCTCGACAACCCTCACATTTGATGAGATCTTTCCATCCACTAAGGCTATTGCTTCGGCCAAATTTCCCGACCATTATTCCGGCAAGGTACATCACCTTATTCAAGAATCCCTTGTGAAACACGTAATAGATTATGAAGACAAGACTCAAATAAGTATTGATTGCCAATTTTGCCTCTTTATGATGATAAATTTGAATGTTTTCACTCTCTTTTGCAGTTGGAGGTTCAATATTTTCATGACCATGCAACCTTCACCACAGCCCTTGCTTTGGACAAGTCTCCTGCAATCGAATTTTCCTCCACTGTTGGCACCTCAGCATTTGCTTTTGGTGCAGAAGCAGGATATGATACAACTTCTGGTAAACTTACAAAGTACGCTGCTGGCTTTACTATGACGAAGGCAGATACCACTTGCTCAGTAATTTTGTAAGTTTTACATTCATTAACATTGTACGTAATTTGCTACTTCCTCTGAATGCAAGACGTGGAAATTATATTTGCTGCGGTATTTACTTGCTCTATCCTTCTCAGAGGTGACAAAGCAGACATTATGAAGGTAGCATGGTCGAAATACCTTGATCAGTCAAAGAGGAGTGCTTTTGCGGTGGAGGTTTCCAGAAGATTTTCGACAAATGAGAGCGGATATGCATTGGGAGGGTCGTATGCTATTGATCCGCTGACAACCGTGAAAGCAACAATCAACAACTATGGGAAACTCGGGGCAGTTCTGCAGCATGAAATGATTCCAAAGTGTTTGCTTTCAATCTCTGGTGAGTTTGACACTGCAGGCTCTGACCGTCCAAGAATTGGTTGTGCCATTGCTATTAAGCGCTGATGCTCGTCTTCCACCCACTGACATATTACTGGaattttaactaaatctaattttttttttttgctggaTGACACTTAAAAGATGGTAGCGATAAGTTGTTCTGCGGAACCATGCTAGCAATGTGCAAGATTTTTTGCCTATTTTGTCCATAACATACATTTTCTAATGCCACCCTATGtcataaaatgtaaattaggaAGTCCTCGCTTGATGCACAGAGTGCTTTCCTATTAGGGgagggtgtgcattcggttcaaacaatttttttcttttttttttcaaaaccaaattgaatcaaaattgtaaggaattaaaatagttcaaatCAAAGCGAAGTAGGAGGCACAATGAGCAACGATGAGAAACAATACTTTCGGCAGTAAGAGGGACAACGAGAAGAACAATAGCACAACAACTGTTTGCACTTTGCAACAcctatatatttttcttttgaaaacatttcttatgattttcttttttcttttcaaatttcatTATTGAAATGTTAAAAAGGTGTATAGtttatagacattttaattttgagcTACCAATATGTGAGGGACATATGTGAATTTTTgatgtaaataaattaatagtttcaGCGAgttttatgaatttaatatgGATTTTTGACTTTAGCAACTTTAAAACACGaacctttttttttgtaatCTAAAATATCggataatttttcaaaaaaaaaggtcaTGTGAATCAGTGGCACGGTAATGAATAATCTAGCATCCGCATTAGCTTTTTTTGATTAAAGAATGgttcaatattttaaaagaaaaaaataatagttggtATTTATAATGTAAAACTCACGATTCTATATCTACAATAcagatatattaaattattttgcaaataattttaaatatttttataaataattgttataaaaaagcgaaaaatatatcaatttaggGGATGCaatactttttaatttatcttaataTTATATCAATTTAGTTTGAAGCGgcaaaaattggaaaaataatttttagagtgatgatataaattaaaataggtgACTCATTTCctgtaaaaaaaaacatacaaacACGCACTCCTCCcattttgacattttatttCTGTTTTCAACATCTGCAGCTTTTATTTCTGTTTTCACCATCTGCAGCTTCTCTCTCACGCTTCAATCATGAGCAAGGGACCCGAACTTTTCTTCAATATCGGCAAGACCGCCAGAggtaatcaaattttattttccgATTGCTTTCGTTTATAAGCACCGGGAAATTTATGATTAATTACATGCATCTAATTTGCGATTTGATTAAATTTGTGATTCCGTGCGCAAATGCAGATCTATTGACTAAGGATTTTAACACCGATCAGAAATTTAGCATCTCCACTTTCAGCGACTCCGGTTTGGTAAGCTTAagctaattttttgttttaattttgtaacgATTTAGCGGTAATATTGTATTTGTGAGGCATTAGATTTGataattttgaatttcattAGGTTGTCTACTAGCAGTTTGTTATTACATTGTCAAATCTTGATGCGAAGAGGTTTTGGTGATTTTTTGCGGTTTTGAGTTGTCGTTTTGGCATTTGTGTGTTGTTGCTGTTTGATCGTGTGATTGCTATTTGATTTTTCCGTGTTTTTTGATATATGTCAATTGTTTGTTTGGATCAGTTGTTGATGACTATTTTTTAGGTTTTGTTGATTTGGATTGCtgaatttaaaacataaatattttatactataAAGTATAAAGTTAAAAAGTTTGACGTTTGGATAACATGATAAAAGCAATTGAAAGAGAGTTAAGTTTGGGTGTGTGATTCTGTTTATTGtgtgtttatatttattttgttatatgaaGTTCTAAACCGATGCACGTGTGAGTTGTGACTCATCAACTATACTATATGTTTTTTTGCATTACTTAGATGCCTATTTTGGAAAAAGTAAACAAAATAGAGAATAATTCTTGTGTTTTTGTACTGAAAATCCTGCTATTCCAATCTTTTATGTGGCTTTCAATGTTGTCCTTAGGTTACATTGATGTTCAGTTTTTCTCTACTtttgatgttttattttgtgTTCATTGTAAATAAAACTAGTGATATGATATATATTGGTCCATCTATAAATTTGATTTGTGATGGATTAGTTGTTTGAAAGTTGGGATTTTGAGCAATAAGTAGTGCTTTTAGATTACAGGGCTTTAACTCGAGAGAACATTAATAGTTTACTTGAAATGCATTGTGGTGAAGTCAAAAGTTGAAATTAGGAGATATCGGAAGTAGTTATTAGGTTTGAAGGTAATTTATTTCTTGATACGAAAGAACTGAATTCCTTTAAGGGATTATTTGTTGTTAATGAACTTCTAGTGTTGGCGGAAAGACACATACTTCTAGGGCTAAAACTTAATGTGGAAGACAAACTTAAGTTGTTTGGCCTAGCTTGTTGATTGCAATTTGCATGTCCAAGGGAAGAGATAAGTTAGTCTGAAGAGATGGTGTTATAGATCTTGGAGTCCGTTGACAAGTGGCTGGACAAAGCTAAAACTTGGGAGAGACCTTCTGTTAAGAAATGATGCTACTATGGTAGTGATGGTGAGGTTTGTATGATGATTAACATTTTGGCTAAGCTTTTGTATAACGGCGAAGTATGTTTTCCAGCATTGCTTTTGAAAGAGATTTTGAGAATGCAATGTGTATATTGTAGAATCTACAAGAAATACTATAGGATGAGAGATGTTGCCTTCAGATGCTGTTTACTTTTTCTGAATGTAGTTCTTTCATGTATTTATGATGACACTTAGGGATACAAATTGGTTTCTTATATTTTCTCTGCATAAGTTTATCTCTTCAGACTATTTCAGTTGATCTTTTACTTAATCTAATATCACACTTGATAGGGATTTATTTGTCTCAACAAATTCCTTGCTTGCTCTTTCTGGCCCCTTTGTCGCACCAAGATTATAAGGAAAAATGGAAACTAATGTTGATTGAAGCTAGTTGATTGTTTATTCATTGTGATGATCATGCATATGGGCGTTGCAAAGATAGAAAAtggaaaacagaaaaaaaaaatatttgatgatAAAGAAGTGTTAGTAAGATATGTTTGCAATAGGATTGAAATTTTGGTGATTTGGAATATTAGATTTTGTAAGCTAATAGAATctgtttctttcattttttttttaagttcatCCAAGCTATTACTTCAGTTAAAAACAGTTTGCAATAAACCTTCTCATCTCTTTTCAGGCTCTTACATCATCTGCTCTCAAAAGAGGAGGTATCTCAATTGGAGATGTCGCCGGAGTATACAAGTACAAGAACACTCTATTCAGTTTCATAGTTGATTCAGAATCCAATGTAAGctgccttttttttttattctagaACAGTCAATTTCAAGTTTTCATTTTCATCCAACATTTTCACTTTGGATATGCAGATTGCAAGCACCGTCACATTTGATGAGatctttccatccactagggctATTGCTTCATTCAAATTACCTGACTATAATTCCGGCAAGGTACATCTAATTATAGAATTCCTGGTGAAAAGAATGAGGAAATACGTGATAGATTATGGTATCCTTTCATTTGCCTGGACAATGAAGACATGACTAAAATAAGCGTTGATTGCTGAATTTTCCTCTTTCCGATGAGAAATCTGAATTATTTTTGTTCCTTTTTGCAGTTGGAGGTTCAGTATTTCCACGACCATGCAACCTTCACCACAGCCCTTGCTTTGAACAAGTCTCCTGCAATTGATTTTTCTTCTACCTTTGGCACAAAGGCATTTGCGTTTGGTGCAGAGGCAGGATATGATACTACTTCTGGTAAACTTACAAAGTACACTGCTGGCTTTACTATGACGAAGGCAGATTCGACTTACTCAATAATTTTGTAAGTTTACATTCATTAACATTATCTTTTCCGCAAGCTACTTCTTCCAAATCGAAGATGTGGAAATTATATTTGTGTGGTACTTAGTTGCTCTATTCTTCTCAGGGGCGACAAGGCAGACACTATTAAGGCGGCATGTGCAAAATACCTTGATCAGTCTAAGAGGAGTGCTTTTGTAACTGAGGTTTCTAGAAAATTTTCCACAAATGAGAACGGTTATGCGTTTGGAGGGTCATACGCTTTAGATCCGCTGACAACGGTGAAagctaaaatcaacaacaatgGGAAACTCGGGGCAGTTCTGCAGCATGAGATGATTCCGAAGTCCTTGCTTACAGTCTCTGGTGAGTTCGACACTGTAAGCTCGGAACGTCCAAAAATCGGATTTGCTTTTGCTATTAAGCCCTGATGGTGATTCCGATATGAGGAACCATGTCCGTAAGGTTGGACTGATTCATTAAATGCATTTGGCCTTACCTTGATCCTAAATCTCCTTTTTTTGCTCGGATTTTGTTTATAGTGTTTTGAGACATGATAATACTTCACATATATCACTCTCATCTCGTGGCAAACTATAATTTTGTTGTGGAAAATGTTTCTTTGCCTTTGTTACCATTACTCTAGAAAGCATTATTTTGCTGAAACATTTTTGTAATGAGAAGAAATAAAAACGTTGATGCATGAATTTGGCATTAATCAATTGCTTTTACAAAGATTATTTATATGCTTCAGACATAAttcataaaacaaaatatattcaTTACGTTTGCTTATTGAGAACTTTGA containing:
- the LOC126655652 gene encoding mitochondrial outer membrane protein porin 2-like; this encodes MSKGPELFFNIGKTARDLLTKDFNTDQKFSISTFSDSGLALTSSALKRGGISIGDVAGVYKYKNTLFSFIVDSESNIASTVTFDEIFPSTRAIASFKLPDYNSGKLEVQYFHDHATFTTALALNKSPAIDFSSTFGTKAFAFGAEAGYDTTSGKLTKYTAGFTMTKADSTYSIILGDKADTIKAACAKYLDQSKRSAFVTEVSRKFSTNENGYAFGGSYALDPLTTVKAKINNNGKLGAVLQHEMIPKSLLTVSGEFDTVSSERPKIGFAFAIKP
- the LOC126655653 gene encoding mitochondrial outer membrane protein porin 2-like; translated protein: MSKAPELFSDIGKKARDLLTKDFHSAQKFSFFSYSDTGLGFTSYGICKYKNTLVSSIIDSESNVSTTLTFDEIFPSTKAIASAKFPDHYSGKLEVQYFHDHATFTTALALDKSPAIEFSSTVGTSAFAFGAEAGYDTTSGKLTKYAAGFTMTKADTTCSVILGDKADIMKVAWSKYLDQSKRSAFAVEVSRRFSTNESGYALGGSYAIDPLTTVKATINNYGKLGAVLQHEMIPKCLLSISGEFDTAGSDRPRIGCAIAIKR